From Brassica rapa cultivar Chiifu-401-42 chromosome A06, CAAS_Brap_v3.01, whole genome shotgun sequence:
ggggttttaaaacatcgattattttcgccgtatttcatttcttatacaattataatgcataccattgaggattctttgtatagatgatcataaaccatgaaataacacaatttcaaaaataattctaagtattccctttaccgtttattaaagtgtataagtgtttctcttacgttgtgtggttttcgttcatgcaatcgtaaaagtgtttgttattggataaaacaccaaagttcatagttccaaacatcataatctggttatgacacttaatgaaggttatatacgtgttattcaatccgtaaaacgttgttttcgatttaaaacCCCCAGTTCCTCGgattttcctcggaatataccgaggagattccgaggaaatccttatgttcgtcggaatttcctcggaatataccgaggagattccgaggaaaaagaatctataatcaaatccccatctcctcggaatttcctcggtattttccgaggaaattccgacaaacaaaaagagttcctcggaatttcctcggaattttccgacagaattccgaggaacttggggttttcaatcgagaagatctattccgaggaaattccgaggaaaacctatctgtcctcggaatttcctcgaaattttcctttaaaaaaaaaaaaaaaaaaaggtcgaggCTAGTCTTcttccgagtcgtcatcaccagatgaatctgaatctggatcttggtgaaactctccaatcactggttcatcctcttcgtgaacggcggcttcttctccgaagtcagttaaatcgactacaaggccaactccacctaaatcttctgctgcacttaagttgccggatgtgcttggttgtagtgggtcttccagctcagaacttccctgaactcggcctctcgggttgagtcttgtaacagtaacccatggatcatctctgttccttacccgggggtacttgatataacaaacctgatcggcctgagaagcaagaatgaaaggatcataatattgcagcttccgtcttgaatttactgatgtaacaccaaatgcatctgttctcacacctcgatctggagtgttgtcgtgccagtcacaatagaaaacagtacagcgcaatccaaccatgcccaaatacttgatttccaaaatctcatttatgtgtccgtagtatacatcatctcctgatgcagaacaaacaccagcatcgtaagtcgtactcgaacgtctcctcttctgagttgtgaatgcatatcctcgagtacaaaatctcggatatgacttcacaacaaagtttggtccaacgaccatctcgcgtatccaatcgtcaaatgtttcacctctggccaaaccatcactcacataggtaaacatccatccaccaaattctctctgcttcatttcttctagttcgtcctctgtggcgtatctatattctaaccgcttttctgccatgaaaatcctttcatattgaagaacatcttcgcagttggtgagtaaatatgtttgcaaatgactgcgctcctgatcagtaagtcgacggtcttttggttttccgctaagtcgtccaacgtctgtgaaaatgtctggaaccttccaatgatatgttgcccgttcgcctctatcatcatgccgagcaggtcttctgtttttggtctgaacttctgctggaaagtagtactcggcaaagtttgaagtttcttcattgatcatctgtgcgactatagacccttccaccctacttaaatttttcaccatcttcttcaaatggaacatataccgctcatacagatacatccatctatactgcacaggaccaccaagctccaattctcttaccaggtgaataacaagatgctccataacatcaaaaaatgagggaggaaatatcttctcaaggttgcactgaatcacagctatgttagtcttcaaattttcaataccttcaagagtcactgatcttgtgcataaatcgcggaagaaaccacttatccctgcaattgcttcatgaacatttcgtggtaatagttccttgaaggcaaacggaaggagacgctgcatcattacatggcaatcatggcttttcaagccagtaaactttccttcctttctgtcgatacagttacgcaaattagatgcgtaaccgtctggaaattccacatcgtttgaaatccaatcaaagaacgcatcctttcccgctgcatcaagtcggtatatgggaaaaggagccctaccactctcatcaacatgaagttctgaacgagcacatatatcgactaaatccagtcttgacttcaaattatcctttgttttaccttgaacattaaggatcgtgttcatcaggttgtcaaaaaagttcttctcgatatgcatgacatctaaattatgccttagtagatgatcctcccagtatggcagatcccaaaaaatactttttttgtgccagttatgtaggtttccaacaccatctaccggaaaatgctcatgtccaccgacgtctggcgttctttctgcaccaaaatctctaagttgtgtcttcaaatctttcccacgaatttccggaggtggactgtcaaacaccctcttgttcttcgtaaacaaattcctacttctacgatatggatgatctggtggtagaaatctcctgtgacagtcaaaccaacacgttttccttccgtgttttagttggaaagcatcagtgttatcttgacaatatggacatgatagccttccatgcgttgtccatccagataacataccatatgctggaaaatcacttattgtccacattagtactgcccgcatttgaaagttttctttatacgaaacatcgtatgtttcagcaccttgagtccatagttgttgcaactcatatattagtggctgaagaaacacatcaagtgatctcttaggatgctctggtccgggaacgagaatcgagaggaacaaaaactctcgtcgcaagcacaagtttgggggtaggttgtatggtgtaagaatgactggccatagagaatactgtcttccactcttgccaaacgggctgaaaccatcagtacataatccaaggtagacatttcttctctcatacgcaaagtcgggatactttgattggaaatgcttccacgcttttgcatctgaaggatgtctgatctcaccatctgttgagtgctccgcatgccatctcattggttgcgctgtgcgttcagacagatacagcctctgcaacctttccgtcaaaggcaaataccacatccttttatatggtactggaattcttccactcgtatctttataacgaggcttcccacaaaatttgcatgaaacccgctgttcatccgccctccaataaatcatgcagttgtctctgcatacatctattacctgatacgataaaccaagaccagctacgagtttctgaacctcgtagtatgagccaggagctacattatcttcaggtagaataccttttacataatcagcaatcgcatccacacagtcttcagccaaattataatccgtcttaatgcccatcaatcttgtagcagatgataaagctgaatgaccatctctgcaaccttcgtacaatggttgctttccagcatccaacatatcataaaatctcctagcttcggcattgggtaaatcttcccctctaaaatgatcatttaccatctgctcagtacctacaccgtaatctacatccgttctaattggatcttctaatctaaccggtggctgaggttcgctagtactaccaagttcataatcagtttctccatgatgataccaaattttgtaacttcgtgtaaacccactcaaatataaatgagtccaaacatcccattctttaataacttttttatttttacaattagagcaaggacatcttaacatacctgtttttgcttccggttgtcggtgaactaaccccatgaattcggttataccttgttggtattcttccgtaagcaatctcgtgttcggatccaaatgaggtcgatcgatccaagaacgaaaataattggaagaagacatgttttttatgaatcaaattcgtgtgtaaagaaagtgagagggaggatgaagatatggtgtgaatgaagaggaagaggggtgcttgtatttataggtgaaatcctgccgacggtccgaggaaattccgacggaattccgatgcaaacggctagttcgtcggaatttcctcggaatttttaaaatcccccaacggctctccaacggctctctaacgtctataatatttcctcggaattcatcggttttttccgaggaatactagtttcctcggtattccgtcggaatattccgacgaaatgtgttttcctcggaattccgtcggaatattccgacggaattccgaggaagcaaaattttgtatttcctcggaattgcctcggaaatgcctcggtatattccgaggaattcattttccgtcggatcgtccgtcagaataccgctgttttcttgtagtgtccaAATATGCCAGGCCATTTGTTTTAACAGCAAGCAAATGCAGACGTATCGTTTTATCTACAAGGCTACTGAAAGTAACAGCATCTATTGGATCGTCTCCATGTCATCGAGAGTTACGTTCTCTCCAAATACTATGAACTGCAGCCTGAAGAGAGTAACGAAGAAGGAATGGTTCCGTAGGAGGAAAGCTCGAACCAGAAACCATGGCCACAATAACACTCCAATCTGTGGTGAAACCGTCCTTAAGATCCATATTACCAATGATTCCCACACTTTAGAGGAGTAAGGACATCAGAAACAGAGATGTTGGCAAGTCTCTTGAACTCCATGGCATAAAACACATGTTAGATTCGgatttattatgggcttccaacttaaaaccaattggcaattagtggattggctctaatcctttatatattacttaatgtccttTAGAATTCCCGATGTAGGAtatatatccctaatacccctcctcgagatgatggctcttatcGGCCAGAAATCTCGAAACTTTAGGACATTTATACTCGGTCGAGCGAGTTTAACACAACCTTTATACCCGGTTGGAAGGGTTAATCGCGACCTTTATACCCGGTCAGAaggattaatttttaattttagttaggAGTTTAGGGTATTTAGGatctgggctctgataccatgttaagttCGGGTTTAATTATGGGTtttcaacttaaaaccaattggtgattAGTGGATTGACCCTAATACACTCTGCATTTATAAAGAAATTCCAAGTTTGCATCTTGTCCCTTGTTTGCAATCTGTTTCTTATTGCAATCCAGAGCATAAAAGAGTACTTTGGAGTGGATTGAGAAAACCATATCCCTTTACTCCAAGTACAACTTTGATGTCTAGCCCTCAACTGCATCCAAGTCTTCTTAGTggaaaatttatttacaaactTTCCTTCTCCACTTTTCCAAAGAGGAATATCATCCACCTCACGTAACCCTCCAACACAGAACTTGTCAATCTCATCGTCAATATCATTAAGCGTGCTCACTCTATGTCTCCTCCTTTGATGATTTGTTATAACATATGCCATCATAGCATTGTCTGCAATGCCTAATGCTATATATGATACCTCTATCACCTATCACTCCTTTAGACAACCCAGCTGAGACCACACTTCATACCAGAAGGATGTGTGATTCCATTTCTGACCTCGATTTGAATAAACTGCCTGGCAATATCTCTCATCTTCAATATCTTCTTCCACATCCAAGATCTCAAATTTGTGTTTATTGAGATCGACCAGAAAGTTCCCTTTCTTATCAAATAGAAATGTATCCATTTGACTCATAGGATTTCGCTGACGTTATTCTTCGTATGAGCTTCTGACAGtgagctttatttatttttttaaaggccTGATTTCCAACCCACTTTTATTCTTAGGCAAACAAATATCCTGCCAGCTGGCTTTTGCTTTTGTTGATTTCAAGTTCGGTCCAGACCAGAGGAAGGCTGCACATAAACGCTCAATCTCTTTCAGACAACTACTTGTGTAATCTGAAAATCGCTAGTCAAAAATTTGCTAGACTCATAATGACCGAGTTAATTAACTGAAGCCGACCAGCATGTGAGAGGAAACGGCCAGTCCATGAACTCATTCTTTTCCTGATCTTTTTCACTAAGGGCGTGGGATTCCTTTGGAACGCAACTCGAGTAAAGCCGTTGTTGAAATATATCGACCCATTTATAAGGTTATTGTGCCTTTCTTGCGTTGTGTTGATAGCATGATTGTGCGGATACACCTCTGTAGGGTACTCCTTGCACTACATTGGCCGCTTATCAAGAAATCGTTCAGTCTTAGAGTATCAAGAAGTTTTCAAAGATAGTCTCTCACCACAAATATTAatgttataatataatataaatttgataaacCCATATGAAAGTTTCTCAAGACTTTTTAAGAGATTTTTTCCACTTATGAGTTAATATTAGCAACATGGCCATATTTTAGCAAGTGATCAGGAATTAAAAAGGTTAATTAGTTCAAGATGGATTAATCATATCCTATATTTCGAAATCAAAGGGTTCCTTGATGGCAAAATGCGTGCTGTCACTAAACTCTAGAATATAAAATGCATGCCGTTTTCTGAGAGAACGCAGAAGAGAGAAACAACACACCAGTTGTCTCGCCTTAGCTTAAGCTCCATGCCTTGATTCATCTTCTATCTTCCTCCATCGTTACGTCACTGCttcaccaacaacaacaacaacaacacacacacactctaTTTGGACCCACCAAATCAGACGAACAAGCCCTACCAGCAAAATCAAGCATTAAATTCACTCACGCTTTCCCCGTGAATACTATTTTCTATCTTTTTTGAAATCCCGACAAGATCTCTCTGATTGTTTCGTTTCAAAATTCCTCGGAAAAACCGGTAAGAACAACGAGAGCTTTTGTCTGCTTCTCTATATGTTTAGATTCTTTGCTTCTAATAGTAACACCAAGCAAGTAACCAGTTGAAATCTCATTAGATTATATGCTATTTTCAATCTGGAATGGTTCTGCTTCTTATTCAGATTCCAAGTTTTCATCTTTCAATGAAACGTTCCTCAAGTTTTCATCTTTCAATGATTTGTAGACTTGTAGTCTCTAGAGAAATGATTGTTACATTCAAAGTTactaactttgttttttttttattgacgTTTTCAGAGTATATGAGTTGATCAAAGAGTGTGGTTAAGCAATGTCCTCTAATGATAGAGAGGATTCATACAACGGGCAGCTGTTGAGAGACATCAAGGAAGTAAGCAAAGCTCTTTACTTGCACAACGCACCTCAAAGACCACTCCTTTCGTTGCCTCCTCCTGTCCGATCTAGATCTGTCTCCAAAGGAACCACAGAGAGTGGGGTTTTATTGCTaagcaagaagaagaaatcaTCAGTATCATGGGATTGGAAGAAGCCTTTGAAAGCTATAGCTCATTTAGGGCAGCGTAGGTTTGATGTTTGTTTTCATCTCCATGTTCATTCCATCGAAGGCCTGCCTTCGAATCTGGATGGAACTAAACTAGTTGTGCGGTGGAAGAGGAAAGAGGAAGTGATGTCTACTCAACCTTATAATGTCTTGCAAGGAACAGCTACGTTTGAAGAGACTTTGATGCATAGATGTTCAGTCTACGGTAGCAAACATGGGCCGCACCGTTCTGCGAAATATGATCAGAAGCTTTTCTTGGTCTGTGTCTCTCCTGTTGATGCTCCCTGGCTTGTTCTAGGGAAGCATTGGGTTGATCTCGCCAGGATCTTGCCTTTGTCTCTGGAGGAGATGGAAGGTGCGAGAAGCTCGAGGAAGTGGAACACGAGCTTTAAGCTGTCCGGTGTGGCGGATTCTGCTGCGTTGAATCTTAGTTTTGATTACTCGGTTGTCACCAGCTCTGTCTGTGATTCAGCTAGTGGTGGGAATTTGATGCTGAAGAGGGTTGGTAGTGTTCCGAGTATGGAGCGTAGATCTTCACCGGTCGATGATGGGAAGGTCTCTCATCAGCTCTCGCCGAATCTGAGTCTGGATCTTTCAAGGTCTGTTGATCTTCTCTATGAAAAACTTGACGAACAAAACCAAGAAACATCAACAGGAGCTAAGGTTGAGCAAGGTGTGGAGACTGATAAGCAAGAAGATGACTATAAGAACACTGGAAAAGAAGTAGAAGAAAGAACTGATTCAAAGGAGATTGAAATTATTGATGTCTATGAGTTACttaaagatgaagatgaaggtgcAGAGGAAACCTGTTTTGTTGATCAGTTATCAGTGGCGGAGCTAAAAGGTTCTGACTCAATTGAGAGTAAGTCTTCATCAGCCGTCGATGATTGTACTGAGGAGGAAAACTTCGTGGAAGTTAAATCTGCAAACGTATTAACGAAGTCACGAAGCTTGGATGACATTACTGAATCTGTAGCTAATGATTTTCTAAACATGCTTGAACTTGAGGAATCTTCTTATGTTTATACCTCAGATGGTGAGCCTACATCTCCTCGTGAGTCTCTGCTCCGTGAGTTTGAGAAGGAGGCTCTCGCTTCTGGGAACGGTCTCTTAGAATATGTGTCTGATATTGATGAGGAACCGAATGATTTCTCGTTCTCCTCAAGTTCTGTGGGTGAGGGAAAGTCTCAGCTGTTAATGAGCAGAAGGAATGTGAAGCTACTTGAAGACTTGGAAACTGAAACTTTATTGCGAGAGTGGGATTTAGATGACAACGGTTTTGACGACTCTCTCTGTATTTGCTCTGATGGGTTTGGAAGTCCAATAGAGCTTCCAGTTGACGAGCGGCCACTTGGATATAATATTGGTCCTTTGTTTTGGACAAAAGGAGGAGGGTGTGTTCGGTCCATGAGTCCGTTACTGTTCAGAAACTGTAAGGATGCATCACGTCTGATCATGCAAGTTTCAGTTCCTGTGGTGCTGGTACCAGAGTTAGGCTCTGGTGTTCTTGAAATACTCCAAAGTTTGGCAGCTTCTGGAATCGAAGGGCTTTGCTCTGAAATTAATGCATTGATGCCTTTGGAAGATATCATGGGGAAGACAATAAATGAAGTTATCGAGGACACATCATTTGAGAGGTTCAGATGCTTTCTACCATGTTTGATTCGTTATGCATATTATTTCTATTTTCCAAgtttattctaaaaaaatatagttttcatGAATTGCAGAAACGCACATGATTCTTCAAAAGAAAATCTTGGGGGCTTTGGATCGAATATGTGTTCAGGTTATGTACCTCTTGACGCTCTTGCTTCCTTGGCTATTGATGGCATAGAAAGTCTCTCGGTAGAAGGATTAAAGATTCAATGCAGCATGTCAGACCAAGATCCACCATCAGCCACTGCACCAAAACCCATGGATCAGTCTGAGGCTTTAGAGTTGATTAGTTTTTCGTTAACGTTGGATGAGTGGTTAAGGCTTGACCACAGAACGTCAGACACTGAAGATACCTCTAGGAACAAGTTGACACTTGCTCTTCGAGTGTTGCTTAGAGACCCATCTCGATATAATGAACCTGTTGGCGCATCTATGCTTGCTCTGATCCAAGTTGAAAGGTCTTTGGCGTCCTCAAATCCACCTGTGTGTAATTTAGCTCAAGAAGAATCCTTTGGAAACGGTACACATCTGTGGAGAATCACTGACATTGGTCTTGCGGGTTTGAAAACTGAGCCTGGTGTAGACCTTCCGTGGTGTACGAAGACCCAACAAGAGTCTGGATCCCGCTGGTTACTTGCTAGTGGTACTGGTAAAACCATTAACTGTCAAGCTTCCAAGTCAAAGGCGATCATTGTATCAAACCCACAAGCAACCAGAAAGAACTTGGATACATTGTGGAGTATAACAATCGATAGTAGGCACAATCAAGAAGGTGATTTGAGCAGCTCTGCTTCCTTTGTTCCACTAACAAGAAATTCAGATGTGATATTTTCTGATGAAATAACAAAAGGATTGTGATAGTAGCATTTCCAATGGCATATTATCTTATACGTTGTTTCCACTCTCTGCTTAAGAGCAAGTCATTTTGATGTAAAAGCAGGCAGTCCCTTTTTTCTACTTGAAAGAAGTAGTAGATTCATATGTTATCAGCTATATGAATGtgtatgagaaaaaaaaattgggtaaaTATACTTCCATTTGCAATGATGCTTCTTCTCTTGTAGAAGAGATATTTTTCCTGTGCACAGACTCTACGTTATAGGAGAAACATGTAGCTTGGTCTCCATCTGACTCCAGGAAAATCAAGGCTAAATTCAAGGTATGCTACATAGTAAGTGGCCGCGCTGTAATTATTTGCAATGGCTCGTTTACAGGAATTTGATTCAAATCATCAAATGTGATGCTTTCTCTGTTCCCTGTGCATGAATTCTTCATTATGCACTATGCAGGTTCAAGGCTGGTAAGAAGCAATCATGTTCATCAGTGGTTTGGGAGTTGGTCTGGTAATTTTCTTCTCTTGCATTGATATTCCAAGATAACTAATTTATGAAATTATATGAGATTCTCACTCGTAACAGAATAAGATGCTATAGAAGTATTCCAGACTCAGAATAtcctattttttttcaaaatttgtcaATCAGTTTACATTGAGTATAAGAGAAGCAGTATAAGTAGAATAACCATTGAAAATCAGTCTCTAGAACAGATTCATAAGAAATATAAACGTGAATAGTATTGGTTTCATCATCTTTACTCAGACTATGTATTCTTGCCGTCGTAACCATAAGCTGAGAAAATTCTTAAGAATCTTAGTTCTTGCTTGAGTGATTGTGGAAGCCCTCATAAGTTGTTATCACAAAGCTCGGATCATCTCCATCTCGTTCAACCCTTTTCTTCACGGGACAGCCATCAGCTGAACACTTGTAGTAGTTTCTGCAAATTACATGAAAATTATTACAATCAGCAAGAGGTGCATTccagtttttttattttggtttctcATATTTGTTATGCTTCTTTAATATTGGAGTATGAAAATGTTGTTCCCTACCTTGGATTTGGGCTGTTCTTCACCATCTTTTTCCCATACTTTCTCCACTTGAACCCGTCGTCAAGCACTTCTACTTCAGACTGTGTCTTGAATGCAATtctctcttttactttct
This genomic window contains:
- the LOC103874452 gene encoding protein PLASTID MOVEMENT IMPAIRED 1-RELATED 2 — translated: MSSNDREDSYNGQLLRDIKEVSKALYLHNAPQRPLLSLPPPVRSRSVSKGTTESGVLLLSKKKKSSVSWDWKKPLKAIAHLGQRRFDVCFHLHVHSIEGLPSNLDGTKLVVRWKRKEEVMSTQPYNVLQGTATFEETLMHRCSVYGSKHGPHRSAKYDQKLFLVCVSPVDAPWLVLGKHWVDLARILPLSLEEMEGARSSRKWNTSFKLSGVADSAALNLSFDYSVVTSSVCDSASGGNLMLKRVGSVPSMERRSSPVDDGKVSHQLSPNLSLDLSRSVDLLYEKLDEQNQETSTGAKVEQGVETDKQEDDYKNTGKEVEERTDSKEIEIIDVYELLKDEDEGAEETCFVDQLSVAELKGSDSIESKSSSAVDDCTEEENFVEVKSANVLTKSRSLDDITESVANDFLNMLELEESSYVYTSDGEPTSPRESLLREFEKEALASGNGLLEYVSDIDEEPNDFSFSSSSVGEGKSQLLMSRRNVKLLEDLETETLLREWDLDDNGFDDSLCICSDGFGSPIELPVDERPLGYNIGPLFWTKGGGCVRSMSPLLFRNCKDASRLIMQVSVPVVLVPELGSGVLEILQSLAASGIEGLCSEINALMPLEDIMGKTINEVIEDTSFERNAHDSSKENLGGFGSNMCSGYVPLDALASLAIDGIESLSVEGLKIQCSMSDQDPPSATAPKPMDQSEALELISFSLTLDEWLRLDHRTSDTEDTSRNKLTLALRVLLRDPSRYNEPVGASMLALIQVERSLASSNPPVCNLAQEESFGNGTHLWRITDIGLAGLKTEPGVDLPWCTKTQQESGSRWLLASGTGKTINCQASKSKAIIVSNPQATRKNLDTLWSITIDSRHNQEGDLSSSASFVPLTRNSDVIFSDEITKGL